A genomic region of Chelonia mydas isolate rCheMyd1 chromosome 9, rCheMyd1.pri.v2, whole genome shotgun sequence contains the following coding sequences:
- the LOC102943479 gene encoding brain-specific homeobox/POU domain protein 3, with protein MMSMNSKQAFSMHPILHEPKYTHLHTSSEAIRRACLPAPQIQGNIFAGFDETLLRGAEALAAVDIVSQKTHPFKPDATYHTMSSVSCTPTSSSVHLHHPSVLTTHHPHHHHHHQPSQGLEGELLDHLNSAIPLGGVPGPEVGSTPSHPHSHMPALNHMAHHPQSMNMSHPHGLASHAVISGPETETDPRELESFAERFKQRRIKLGVTQADVGSALANLKIPGVGCLSQSTICRFESLTLSHNNMVALKPILEAWLEEAERAQREKMTKPEIYTGGDKKRKRTSIAAPEKRSLEAYFAVQPRPSSEKIAAIAEKLDLKKNVVRVWFCNQRQKQKRMKFSAAY; from the exons ATGATGTCTATGAACAGCAAGCAGGCTTTCAGCATGCACCCCATCCTGCACGAGCCGAAATACACCCACCTGCACACCAGCTCGGAGGCCATCAGAAGAGCCTGTCTGCCAGCCCCCCAG ATCCAAGGCAATATCTTCGCGGGTTTCGATGAGACTTTGCTGAGAGGGGCTGAAGCTCTGGCAGCTGTGGATATAGTGTCTCAGAAAACCCATCCCTTCAAACCAGATGCCACCTACCACACCATGAGCAGCGTTTCCTGCACGCCTACCTCTTCTTCGGTTCACCTGCACCACCCCTCGGTGCTGACCACCCaccaccctcaccaccaccatcaccaccagccCTCGCAGGGCTTGGAGGGGGAGCTCCTGGACCACCTCAACTCTGCCATCCCGCTGGGGGGCGTGCCCGGACCCGAGGTGGGCTCCACGCCCTCCCACCCGCACTCCCACATGCCAGCCCTCAACCACATGGCCCACCACCCTCAGTCCATGAACATGTCCCACCCCCACGGCTTGGCCTCCCACGCTGTCATCTCAGGCCCCGAAACAGAGACAGACCCCAGGGAGCTGGAGTCCTTTGCTGAGCGGTTCAAGCAGAGGAGGATCAAACTTGGGGTAACCCAGGCGGATGTGGGCTCCGCCTTGGCCAACCTGAAAATCCCAGGTGTTGGCTGCCTGAGCCAAAGCACCATCTGCAGGTTCGAATCCCTCACCTTGTCTCACAACAACATGGTGGCCCTGAAGCCCATTTTGGAGGCTTGGCTGGAGGAGGCTGAGAGGGcgcaaagagagaaaatgaccAAGCCCGAAATCTATACTGGCGGGGACAAGAAACGCAAGCGCACTTCCATAGCAGCCCCGGAGAAGAGGTCGCTGGAAGCTTATTTTGCTGTGCAGCCCAGACCTTCCTCGGAGAAAATCGCagccattgcagagaagttaGACTTGAAGAAGAACGTGGTGCGCGTCTGGTTTTGCAATCAAAGACAGAAACAGAAAAGGATGAAATTTTCTGCAGCCTACTga